The stretch of DNA GGCCGACCGCCCTTCGGACTGCGTGCGCTGCCTGCCGCGCGTTTCAGGATCGGCCGAAAACGCTCGAAATCCACAGTCGCGTTCAGGGTCTCCAGCGGATCGCCCCCCGCCGAGATCTCCGCCAGCCGGTCATCGACACTCCAGAACCCTGCTTGTTTCGCCATGATCCCCTCCACCCGTCACGAGCAGTGAATCACGACAATCGCTCGTCAACCAGAGGTTTCCGGAGGCGTCCTTCTATCGACCGGAGTTTCTCGACGCATACGTACCGGGAAAGACCTGGTATCTGTCTGCACCAGACCGCGAAAGACTGTTGGAGGCTGGCCTGTTGATTTCCGCTTCTCTATTCGGCGGGTTCAAGTCAAGCGTCATCGAAGAAGGTTCCGAGGCGGTAATCTTTGTCTTCCGCGGGGGTCTCGCTTCTCTTCGGGATCGGCACACGGGCCCTCCCATGATGGGATAAGAGGAACAAAGCGGCTCAATCTGAGAAACGTCCTGGCGGCATGGGCGCCGCCGGCACTGCGGAAATCGCGAGCTCACTCCATCCACCGTCCCGCGAAGGACGTCTTGCCGCCTTGGGCGGACCTCAGATGACAGTCGTTATTCGGCCATTCAGGCAGCCGTCTTCAGGCTTTTCCTTTCCCAAGTAATGAGCGACAACCACCCTGTCCGGTGCCGACAACCATGTTGGTCGCTGCCTGGAGCCGAAGGGAGGGCGTAGCCCGACCGTAGGCTGCAGGCAGCGGCTTGGCCCTCTGAGCGTGGGGGATTTGGTGGGGTGCTGGCCGCTGCGGACCGGTAGGGTCGAGATCTCTATTTCCAAAAGGAGATCCCGCCGTGCCGGGCAAACCCGTCACCGACCAGGCTTTCAGCCAGGACCACTTCCTGACCCGGGTGAGCAGAACCTGAGCAGCCTCGTAAAGCAGTGTTCGCATTGCTGTATCGCCGCATTGTGAAATGCGGCCGACGCGCTTGCTTTCACCTGATTGATGGAGCACAGGCGTCAGCCCGAGGGCTGCCCCCACGGCTCGTGAATTCCGGAAGCGGGCCGGGATATCGATTGTGCTGACAAATGCCACGGCGGTGACAGGCCCGACACCCGGGATCGTCATAAGGCGGTTGCAAGTTTCATCCTGGCTTTGTCAGGTTGTTGACGCGCGACCATACCTATGGGTGACTTCCTGTAATCAGGCGGTCAGTTTTGCGGCATAGCCAGCCCAGAGGCCGAGCGCATCGGACCTCGCATGGCGATAGGATCTGGCGGATAGGCGGTGGCGTTTGGGGCGGAACAAGTTGGCGATCTGATCGTGGACGGATAGAAATCGCTGTGCCTGGCGCGGCGATTTGAAACGGCCCATGATCTTCTCGCGCCGCCGCGTGTGCCGATGGGACGCCTCGCTCCTGTTGTTTAACCCTTTGTGCTGACGGTGTTCTACGCCGGGCGCGATCTGTGCCTTGGCGGCGCCGTAGGATCGCAGTTTGTCCGTCACCAGAACACGGGGCTGGCCCCATCGTTTCATGAGTTTGCGTAGGAAACGGTGGGCCGCGGCCTTATTGCGCCGCGATTGGATCAGGATTTCGAGCACATCGCCTTTGGCGTCGACGGCCCGCCAAAGCCAATGGCTCCGGCCCTTGATCCGGATCACGACTTCATCGAGATGCCATTTGTCCGCCGGCGCTGAACGGTCCCGGCGGATCTTTGCGGCAAACTGATGCCCGAACCGGTTCACCCAGTCACGGATCGTCTCGTACGAAACTGCGGCACCGCGTTCCGCCAATAGATCCTCGACGTCGCGCAGGCTCAGAGAAAAACCGATGGTAGACCCAAACGGCGTATCCAATCACACTCCGCGGAAACCGGAAGCCTTTGATCCGGGGCAAATCTTCGATGTCCAGCATGGCAGCGAGAACTACCCAGCTGCTGCGGCGGCAGCAACCTGACAAAGCCGTTCGCGGCGCTGGCAGGATAACTGTGTCCAGCAAAACGCTTGCGTTCAGCCTGCGGATATATTTGCGACACAACCCGGCTGGGAAGCGATGGCGTTTGTAGCTGATAGTCGTCGCCTGCATGCGCGGTCACTACGCCAAGTTTCCAACTCTTCCAAGTGAATCGAGTTAACGTGAAATCTCCTCCACTTCAGACCGGCGGCATTTTTTCGGGGGGGATCGGATCGACATAGGGCATGCTGCCGACCGTTTCAATGAACTCCTGCCGTACCTTCTCCAGCCGTGCCGTGTTTTCAATCAGCTCGGCTGCGGCCAGCGCCATCACCGTTGCCGCATACATCATGCCCTTGTGCCCGATGCTCATGCCGCCCGATGCGACGACCCCCCAGGAATGCGGCGATGCGTTCAGGGGCCAGCAGGTGGTGCGGATCATGCAAAGCGGCGTTCTCCAGCCGACCTCAGCCACGTCGGTGGAGGCATGGTGGATTTTGCCGGTATCGACCTGATCGTATGTCTCCCAAATTAGCGGCGCATAGTTTGACGCAGGGGGCAGGTTCAGGATCCGGCGCTGGAAATCGGCGCCACCGGGCGGATAATCTGAGTTGATCTTGGCGGCGAATTCCATTTCCGCCTCATTGAAATCAATCGTACCAAGCTCCTGCATCTTCTCATATTGCAGATCGGCCAGTGCCTGATTGTTGATGAGGCAGGAAGTGCCGCTTTCCACCTCGGCCTCGAAACGGGTGCCGGTCATCAGCGCGGCACCTTTGGCGATATCGTTCAGCCGAGACACCAAATCCTCGACCTCCGCCGGGTAGAGCGATTTGGCGAGGTAAAGGACGGATGCGGTATCCGGCACGATATTCGGGGACTTGCCGCCATCGGTGATCTGGTAATGCAGGCGCACATAATCCTCGACATGTTCGCGCAGGTAGTTCGTGCCGATATTCATCAACTCCACCGCGTCGAGCGCGGAGCGTCCCAGATGCGGCGCGGTGCCTGCATGGGAAGCCCGCCCCTTAAACCGGTAGTGGATCGACCGCGCGCCCAGGAAGGTGCCCCGCACCGGGTAGTTGGACCAGCCGGGGTGGAAGTTGAACGCCGCGTCCAGATCGTCAAAGGCGCCGTCGCGGGCCATGTAAACCTTACCGAACCCCACCTCTTCCGCAGGGCAGCCGTAATAGCGGAGCGTCCCTGTTTGCCCGGTGGAAATCATCCAAGCCTTCAGCGCCGCAGCAGAGGCAAGCGCGCCCGTGCCGAGTAGGTTGTGGCCACAGCCATGACCGTTTGCGCCGTCCTCCAGCGCCTCCTTCGACTGCTGAATTTTCTGTGACAGTCCCGGCAGTGCGTCATATTCGCCGATAAATCCGATGACCGGACCGGATCCGTTGGACCAGCTGGCCACAAAAGCGGTGGGCAGTCCGCCCGCACCCCAAGTGATGTCGAACCCGTCCGCTTCCAGATCGTCAGCCTGGATCTTTGACGATTTGATCTCCTGAAAGCAAATCTCCGGGGTCGCCCAGATATCGTCAGCTACGCCGATGAACCGACTGCTGTTGTCGATCAGCCACCGGGCGATGTCATGTTGCTCGGTCATGGGGCCTCCCATCTGTTTTGGCCGGTATTCGATGTCTTGCCAGCCTGCCTCCAATGCCAGGCAAGTGCCAGCCCTGCGAGAATCAGAGCAGCAATCTGTATCTCGTGCGTTTTGAATAGGACGGCACCAGCTACCGCAAGACGGAGCCAGATTTCCCAGCGCGCCAGCTTTGCCCGCTCGAACCCTGCCAAGGCGCTGGACACCAGATAGAGCGCCAGTACGAGACGCAGCAGCAACCACACCAACGACAGGGTGTCGATCGTTCCGTCATAGCCGTCGAGATAGACTGAACCTGTCTCCGATCCCGTCCCTGGGGCAAGCTGGGCATAGTCAATCAGTAGAATCTCAGGGTAGAAAGCGAAAACAAAGGGAATGGTGAACACGACAATGCCAGCGCGGACAGCGGCGATGCCGGTGGCCATGGGCTCGGACTTCGAAATGGTTGAAGCCGCATAGGCTGCGATGGCCACTGGCGGGGTAATGGCCGAGGCGACAGCGAAGTAGAACACAAATAGATGCGCCGTGAACACCGAGGTCCCAAGCGCCACCAGCAGCGGACCGACCAGCAAGATAACGTTCACATAGGCGGGCAATGTGGGCATCCCCATACCCAGGAGGATGGTCACGCACATCGCTACCACAAGAACCAACATTAGATATGCCGACCCCCCCATATGGACTTCCAGACCGAACACTTGGAACACATCTGCGGTTTTCAGCCAGTTCAGCACGTCGATTGTCAAAAGCCCTGTGAAGTTGGTGAAGTTGTTGCAGATGTCGATCACCGTGACTGCGATCAGCAACAGATACATGCGTGCGGCCAGAATCCCCGCCTGCGACAGCGCGTCCAGCAATTTGGCCGGGACGGCCCGGACACCGGGGTCAAGGAACAACAAGCCGAACAGCACGACAACCGCCCAAAATCCTGTGCTGTCTGGGTCTCCGGCTCCGTTGCGGATCAGTTCGAGAATCCAAGGCATCGGCGCGCCAGAAGCTGCATCATAGCCGATCAAACGAGCCAGAAACCCAGTGGAGACCTCGTCCTTGCCGGTCAGTAGCAGGAACAGGATGATCAGGATCGGCACAAAGATCATCACGAGGTTAAGCAAGTCCTGCCGGTTGATTTTCTGATCCTCGGTGAGCTCTCCAATGGCCTCAATCCCGGATTTGCGGGCCTGGAACATCACGGTCAGAAACATGGACAGGAAATAGGCAACAGCGGGTAGGAATGCTGCCACGATCACTTCGGAATAGGGAACGCCTGACAGCGAGGCCAGAACAAAGGCCGCGACCCCCATGACCGGTGGCATGATCTGGCCGCCGGTTGACGCTGCGGCTTCGACCCCGCCAGCAAACCGGCCAGAGTAACCTGCCTTCTGCATCATCGGAATGGTCAGGGTGCCTGTACCCAGCACATTGACCACTGGTCCGCCCGAAATTGTCCCGAATGCCGCCGATCCGACGATGGCCGCATGGGCACTGCCGCCGCGCAGTCGGTATGTCGCGGCCACCGCCATCCGGATCAATGACTGCCCGCCCGCCGATGCACCGAACAGAGCACCCAGGACGATGTAGGGGAAGACTGTGTTGACAATAATGTTCAGGAACTGGCCCAGAACACCGTTCGATTCAAGTATGATCGCATTGCGCGCCGCCGCGATCGCAGTGGAATAGCTGCGTTCTTCCTCAATGGCTGATCCGATGGCGGTGGTCAGGTATGGATTGTCCGAAAGGCCGAAATACCAGATCAGCGAGGTGATCACCGTATAAGCAAGGGCCAGCAGCGCCACGACCACGATGGGGAAACCCCACATCTTGATGATGAACAGGAAAAAAACCGCGGTGCAAACTAGGAAAAACGGTAGAATCCAGTTGCCCAGTGTGGTCACGCATTCCGGCATGTCTGCGACGGGGTCGGTGCCGAACAACTCCCGGTACTCCTCGGCGCGCGCCAGGTTTTCCGCCATCAACCGCGCCCGTTCACCGTTCAACTGGTCGATCAGGCAGATATCGGGATGCTCGATCCAATATACGAGACAGAGCGCCACGGTGGTGACAAACATCAGCGTATCAAGGAAGACCCCCAAATAGAATTTCGGACGCGACTCAAGGCGCCAGGAGCTCGAAAAAGAGCTAACGGTCAGCGCAATAATCATCATCAGGAAAAAGACCATCGGAAAGAACACCGACGGATCGAATTTGCTGATTTGCTGAATGTCGGCGAAGCCCGGAATGGACCGGACAAGGTCAAGCAGGCCGGGAATATTCGGCAAGTTGTTGACCATCACCAACAGAACCAGAACCAGGCCGAGCCAAACCGTAATCCGTCTCTCGTTAAACTGCCCGCCTTCATCAAGAACCGTCATGGCACGCCTTTCTGCATCAGGGTAGAGCCTTTGCCAAGGTCTCCACAATGGACTGTCTTAAACAGCGACGGTGCCGCCGGTACTAAACAAAGAGGGTGCATACTGGGACGCACACCGCCTTTTTTTTGTAGCTCAGTTGTTCATAACCGGCCGATCACGGCTTGGCGCAATCCGGCACGTCGAAACCGGCTTCTTCCCAGGCCATGAGCGCACCGGGGTGCAGTTTGATTCCGGCATTGCAAATGCCCATGGTTTCGTTGTCGATTTTGCCATAGCGGTTGCCCGGCGCCCACGGCGTTTTGGCCAGCAGTTCGGAATTGGTTTCGATAAAGGCCGCCGTTAGCGCCTTTGCCAGATCGTTGGGCATGTCCTTGTGGACGGTGTCGCCACCGGTTGCCGCAACAGCCCGGAACATATTGTCTTCCGAGATGACACTCACATCATCGCCATAACCCATCTCCGAGATCGCCATGATCATCGGAGATTGACCGGGGCCCTTTGCCCATTTTTGGAACGCTTCACTTTCGAACGTGGCCACGGGCACCGAGACGATGTTCATGCGGCCTGCAGAAGAATAAAGCGGCATGAATTCGGCCGGGAAGGTCGCGTTGCGAACGGCCGCATCGACACTGCCATCCATGAACAGCGAATCCGCCTGCCCCCAAGCAACCTGCTTGCCATTATAGTTTTCGCCATCCTTCAACCCGGTCGTCAACTGGATCATGGTGCGCGCCATAGTCAACGCGCCACCACGGGGCGGGCCGTTGAACACGTTGCGACCTTCCAGCTTGTCCCAGCTGTCGATCCCGGTGCTTTCGTAAGCAAATAGCTGGAACGAGCTGAAGTGGTATGGGTAGAGCAGTCGCAGGTTGGCGGCCAGTGCAGCGCCCTTTTCCTTGCCCAGCTTGCCGTAAGGCCCAAGGCCCCGCGACAAGAGCGCATAGAGAACCAGCGGCGTGCTCACGATGTCGGTCTGGCCCTCGGCGACCTGCTGAATCGATTTGGTCAACGTCTTACCGGTCTGAACCTGGATAGTGGCAATGCCGCGTTCAGCTGCGACCTCGGCCATATGGCTTGCCACCAGACCGCCAGCGCCCGTCGGAGTCGAGGTTTCCAGGGACAGCGTGATAGATTGTGCGCCAACCTGCGCCGGGACAAGCCCTGCCGCCAACACGCAGGCCATCAGAGTGGCTTTGAACTTTGATTGCATTGGCTTTCTCCCTTTGGATTTGTTGTATCGCAGATTCTGCCGGTTAAGGTTTCACACATGGATCGTCAGCAGATCCTTTGCGATCTGCACCGGCCCGCCATAGGCCTCGCGAATGTTTTCCACGACCTTGTCTAGCTGGTCCGGCCCCATGACCTCTACCGGCATATGTTTGGATGCCAGATTTCGCACTATCGGATTGGTGCTGTCCCAATGGCCGATATGCGTTGGGACCAAGAATTTGACCCCGGCATCCCGGGCGATCCGGCCCAATTCGCGTGGGCTGGTATGGGAAAAGGTGCCGATGCCGTTCTTGGAACGGAATTCGATGGCGGCTTCGTGGAACGTCGCCTCGTGGATCAACACATCGGCATCTTTGGCAAAATCCACCATTTCCGGTAACGCGGTCGTGTCGCTGCTGAACACCAAGGTCTTGCCTTCGCTTTCCAGCTTCAACCCATAGCATTCGCAAGTCTCGGGCGGAATGTGGTCTACCGGCATCGCGGTGACCTTCAGCCGGTCGTCCACAAAGATCACGCCGGGTTTGATCGTGTGGACATCCGGGCGCAGCACTTCCAGATTGCCCTGTCGCTGCGGGTATTTCGCCCGCGCTTTGATATCGGTGTCAAATGCGCCATCTTCGAACAGGTGTGCAACCGACTCCGACGTCCCCGGGGGGCCGTAGATCGGGATCGCTCCTTGACGATCAGCCATCCAGGACCCGATCACAAAAACCGGTAGGTCCGCCGTATGGTCGAAATGCAGATGGGTCAGAAAGATGGCCTCGACGGACAGCGGGTGGATGGCGCTCTCGATCATCTTCCGGGTCGCACCCGTCCCCATGTCCAGCAGGTAGGTCTTTTCCCGGATCTGAACGGCAATCGACGTATGCCCCCGATCCGGATCAAGTAGCGCTGCGCCGCTGCCAAGTATCGTAATTTTCAAAGCTCACCCCTAAATGTGCATATACACATTGTTTACTCATTAAATTTACGCTACACTTGTTGGAGATTCTATGCAACCCCGGGGGCGGCGTGACGACTTGGAAGCAATATCTGGAGGATCCAGAACAGTTCGAAGGCGCATTCCGCCTGTTCGATTTTCCAATGCACTACTTTGCAGCCATCCAGAAACGTAATCAGGTCAATCTCGGGCGCAAACTAGAAATGATCGGGCTGACACCGCTGGACTGGCGCATCCTCGCCGCACTGCGGGAAAACGGCTCCATGGCAATCAATGATCTTGCAGAAATAACCGTGTTCGACCGCTTCAAGGTCAGCCGGGGGGCCAATGATCTGATCAAACAGGGGCTTGTAGTGCCAGATCCAAGCGCCCGCGATGGCCGTAAACGGCGCTTGATCCTGTCCGAGAGCGGGCAGAAGAAATATAAAGAGGCATTTACCCTTGTCGCTCAAGTCTATCTGGCGAATTTCGAGGGGCTTTCAGACGATGAGTTTGAACAATTGATGCGACTTGTCAGGCGGATCAGAGACAATGTCTTCACGTTGAGAAATACTAGGATCACGCAAATCCGCCGGTCGGATGACCCACTCCCAGCAGAGTTGCCATTTCCAGTGTGGTCCCCGTGCACACCAGCCCCGTTCAATCCGGTCATGTCCGCGCACGTTCTCTAATCGCCTTGGTCAAGTGCTGATCTCCATTCGCGTCATCCTGCGTGCCGGGCTCTGAGGTTCTCTCCACGGTCGCCGCGTGGGGCCGCATGTTTGCGTTCAGGGTCGGGTGGTCGAAGTGGTGTGCGCGGTCGTTGCCGCATTGTACGGAGCGATCTCACCCTCGCCGCGCGTCCCGGCTGGTCGCATTCGGTCGCGCTGAGTAACAGCGTCAGGTTTTTTCTGTCAGGCCATCGGCACCTCTGCGCATTCCGACGTATTCGGCCACTGAATCCGATTTTATCCGGCCACCTGTACCGAAGTATTCGGCCACCTTTGACGCGTTGCCGTGAGGCATAGGTTTCGGGGTATCAGGTCTGAGGTGTTACGTCATCCTTTTCGGCGATGGTTTTGCGCATGGACTGCCCCTCAAGTTGGAGGCGGTAGGCATTGTGGACGATGCGGTCGAGGATGGCGTCGGCGAAGGTGGGTTCTCCGATAAGGTCGTGCCAGGCGGAGACGGGCAGCTGGCTGGTGACCATGGTGGAGCCGCGCTCGTATCGCTCTTCGATGATCTCCATCAGATCGCGGCGCTGCGGTGCGGTCAGCCGGTCCGGCCCCCAGTCATCGAGGATCAGCAACTGGGTTTTCGTGAGACTGCGGAACAGACGGGGGAAGCGGCCATCGCCATGGGCCATTTCGAGCTCCTCGAAGAGGCGCGGCATGCGCTTGTAGAGCACAGTGGTGCCATCGCGGCAGGCGGCCTGCGCCAGAGCGCAGCCCAGCCAAGTCTTGCCGACCCCGCACGGGCCGGTGATGATCAGGCTGCGCTTGTCGGCGATCCACTTGCCCGTGAGCAGGCTCTGGAACAGCGCTTTGTCGAGGCCGCGGCGGGCGCGGTAATCGACATCTTCCGGGCAGGCGCCCACATGGCGCAACCTGGCCGCGCGCATGCGCGCGTCAAAGCGCTTGGTCTCCCGGCTGGCAGCTTCGCGGTCGGCAAGCAGGCCCAGCCATTCGGCGTGGGTCAGACCGGCGGCGCCGTCCTGCGCCTGCAATTCGGCAAAGGCTTCCGCCATGCCATCAAGGCGCAGGGCTTTCAGGCGGTCGAGGGTTGGATGGGTCAGCATGAGTATCCTTTCAATGGAAATAGTCGGCGCCACGGATGTTGGGATGGGTGATTGCAGGCTCCTCCGCGGCGCGGGTGCGGGGCTTGCGCTCCAGCCCGTTCTTCAGGATCGAATGGACCGATGAATATGAACGGGCGTTGATCTCGAGCGCCCGCTTGCAGGCGGCGTCGAGGCGGTCCCGGCCGAACTTGTCGGCCAGCCGGATCACGCCCAGGCAGGTGCGGTAGCCCTGTTCCGGGTGCTTGCGCCCGCGCATCACCACCTCGGCGAAGATCGCCGCATTCGGGCCCACCTGGGCGGCCTGGGCATGGATGCGCTGCGGCGTCCAATCTTCGCGGAACCGGTGATGGGCGGGCATATGATCCCGCTGGGTGGAGTGCTGTCCGTTGCCGGAGGTGCGGACATGCGAAGCCACGCGTTGTCCGCCGTGGAAGGCCTCGACGGTGCGGGCGGTGATGCGGGCCCACAGCTCTTTCTTCACCAGCTGGTGCGGCACGGAATAGTAATGCCGGCCGATTGCGATGTGGTAATCGATCCCCGCGCGGCACTTCTTCCATTCGGCATAGACGTAGGGCTCCGCCGGCAGCGGCTTCAGGGCGGGCCTGTCCAGCTGATCGAACAGCTGCCGGCGGCTGGCGCCAAGGTGGCGGGAGGCCTTGCTGTTGAGCCTGTCCAGCAACGGGCGGATGGCGGCGTTTACTTCCTCGAGGCTGAAGAATTGCCGGTTGCGCTGCCTCGCGGGCACCACGGCAGTATCGTAATGCGCGGCCAGATCCGCGTAGGTGCGGTTGAGCTCGGGATCGTAGAAACAGGCCTTGGTGACGCCGGGCCCGAAGATTATCGGGTACAACTTGAGCGGTCACGCCGCCAATAAAGGAAAAGGCCCGCACGTGGCTGGAGATCCAATCCGGCAGCGTCTGGGTCCAGGTCGCCTCGGCGAAGGTGAAGTTGGAAGCACCGAGGGTGGCGACAAACAGCTGCGCCGCGCGCACCTCGCCGGTCTTGGGGTCGATCACGTCAATTGTGGCACCGGCATAGTCAACGAACAGCCGCTCTCCTGCGGGATGGCGCTGGCGCATCACCGTCGACAGCTTACCTTCCCAGCAGGAATAGAGGTCACAGAAACGGCTGTACCCGTAGCCATCAGGATGGGCCGCGCGGTACTCTTCCCACAGCAAGCGAAGCGTCACGCCTTTGCGCCGCAATTCCCGGTGGACGTATGCCCAGTCTGGCTGAAAGGCGCGCCGCGCCGCCTCCCGGGCAGTGCGCGGATAGAGGAGCCGTTCAAGCTCGCTGTCCGACATCTCCGCTGGCAGCGGCCAGCTTAAGCCTGCCTCATGGGCGCGATCCAGAT from Leisingera thetidis encodes:
- a CDS encoding amidohydrolase, which encodes MTEQHDIARWLIDNSSRFIGVADDIWATPEICFQEIKSSKIQADDLEADGFDITWGAGGLPTAFVASWSNGSGPVIGFIGEYDALPGLSQKIQQSKEALEDGANGHGCGHNLLGTGALASAAALKAWMISTGQTGTLRYYGCPAEEVGFGKVYMARDGAFDDLDAAFNFHPGWSNYPVRGTFLGARSIHYRFKGRASHAGTAPHLGRSALDAVELMNIGTNYLREHVEDYVRLHYQITDGGKSPNIVPDTASVLYLAKSLYPAEVEDLVSRLNDIAKGAALMTGTRFEAEVESGTSCLINNQALADLQYEKMQELGTIDFNEAEMEFAAKINSDYPPGGADFQRRILNLPPASNYAPLIWETYDQVDTGKIHHASTDVAEVGWRTPLCMIRTTCWPLNASPHSWGVVASGGMSIGHKGMMYAATVMALAAAELIENTARLEKVRQEFIETVGSMPYVDPIPPEKMPPV
- a CDS encoding TRAP transporter permease, which encodes MTVLDEGGQFNERRITVWLGLVLVLLVMVNNLPNIPGLLDLVRSIPGFADIQQISKFDPSVFFPMVFFLMMIIALTVSSFSSSWRLESRPKFYLGVFLDTLMFVTTVALCLVYWIEHPDICLIDQLNGERARLMAENLARAEEYRELFGTDPVADMPECVTTLGNWILPFFLVCTAVFFLFIIKMWGFPIVVVALLALAYTVITSLIWYFGLSDNPYLTTAIGSAIEEERSYSTAIAAARNAIILESNGVLGQFLNIIVNTVFPYIVLGALFGASAGGQSLIRMAVAATYRLRGGSAHAAIVGSAAFGTISGGPVVNVLGTGTLTIPMMQKAGYSGRFAGGVEAAASTGGQIMPPVMGVAAFVLASLSGVPYSEVIVAAFLPAVAYFLSMFLTVMFQARKSGIEAIGELTEDQKINRQDLLNLVMIFVPILIILFLLLTGKDEVSTGFLARLIGYDAASGAPMPWILELIRNGAGDPDSTGFWAVVVLFGLLFLDPGVRAVPAKLLDALSQAGILAARMYLLLIAVTVIDICNNFTNFTGLLTIDVLNWLKTADVFQVFGLEVHMGGSAYLMLVLVVAMCVTILLGMGMPTLPAYVNVILLVGPLLVALGTSVFTAHLFVFYFAVASAITPPVAIAAYAASTISKSEPMATGIAAVRAGIVVFTIPFVFAFYPEILLIDYAQLAPGTGSETGSVYLDGYDGTIDTLSLVWLLLRLVLALYLVSSALAGFERAKLARWEIWLRLAVAGAVLFKTHEIQIAALILAGLALAWHWRQAGKTSNTGQNRWEAP
- a CDS encoding TAXI family TRAP transporter solute-binding subunit produces the protein MQSKFKATLMACVLAAGLVPAQVGAQSITLSLETSTPTGAGGLVASHMAEVAAERGIATIQVQTGKTLTKSIQQVAEGQTDIVSTPLVLYALLSRGLGPYGKLGKEKGAALAANLRLLYPYHFSSFQLFAYESTGIDSWDKLEGRNVFNGPPRGGALTMARTMIQLTTGLKDGENYNGKQVAWGQADSLFMDGSVDAAVRNATFPAEFMPLYSSAGRMNIVSVPVATFESEAFQKWAKGPGQSPMIMAISEMGYGDDVSVISEDNMFRAVAATGGDTVHKDMPNDLAKALTAAFIETNSELLAKTPWAPGNRYGKIDNETMGICNAGIKLHPGALMAWEEAGFDVPDCAKP
- a CDS encoding MBL fold metallo-hydrolase, with amino-acid sequence MKITILGSGAALLDPDRGHTSIAVQIREKTYLLDMGTGATRKMIESAIHPLSVEAIFLTHLHFDHTADLPVFVIGSWMADRQGAIPIYGPPGTSESVAHLFEDGAFDTDIKARAKYPQRQGNLEVLRPDVHTIKPGVIFVDDRLKVTAMPVDHIPPETCECYGLKLESEGKTLVFSSDTTALPEMVDFAKDADVLIHEATFHEAAIEFRSKNGIGTFSHTSPRELGRIARDAGVKFLVPTHIGHWDSTNPIVRNLASKHMPVEVMGPDQLDKVVENIREAYGGPVQIAKDLLTIHV
- a CDS encoding MarR family winged helix-turn-helix transcriptional regulator codes for the protein MTTWKQYLEDPEQFEGAFRLFDFPMHYFAAIQKRNQVNLGRKLEMIGLTPLDWRILAALRENGSMAINDLAEITVFDRFKVSRGANDLIKQGLVVPDPSARDGRKRRLILSESGQKKYKEAFTLVAQVYLANFEGLSDDEFEQLMRLVRRIRDNVFTLRNTRITQIRRSDDPLPAELPFPVWSPCTPAPFNPVMSAHVL
- the istB gene encoding IS21-like element helper ATPase IstB encodes the protein MLTHPTLDRLKALRLDGMAEAFAELQAQDGAAGLTHAEWLGLLADREAASRETKRFDARMRAARLRHVGACPEDVDYRARRGLDKALFQSLLTGKWIADKRSLIITGPCGVGKTWLGCALAQAACRDGTTVLYKRMPRLFEELEMAHGDGRFPRLFRSLTKTQLLILDDWGPDRLTAPQRRDLMEIIEERYERGSTMVTSQLPVSAWHDLIGEPTFADAILDRIVHNAYRLQLEGQSMRKTIAEKDDVTPQT